The Verrucomicrobiia bacterium genome has a segment encoding these proteins:
- a CDS encoding FG-GAP-like repeat-containing protein: MRFSAVLGSARARVYLVFTLVLAGAALAASTAYGNSVSLAWDPTTDPTVVGYNVYSGVTSRAYTNVTPAGLATSLTLSNLAPGATYYFAATTFTATGLESDYSVEASYTVPGGATNQPPTLDPLNNVSLNENGPSQIINLTGITSGSTNQTQTLTVSAFSSNPGLVPNPAVNYTSPNTTGTLTFTPASNSYGSVVITVMVDNGGSVSNTVIRTFTVTINSINNPPTIDPLANLVLNENASLQIVNLSGISSGDTNSNQSLVVTAVSSNPGLIPAPAVNFTSPNPTGTLTFTPAANAFGSATITVTVNDGQPANNTATTSFGVTVNQTSTNSAPATWTLWWQQSSGTLGQWTMKSSTRLSASLLQPANIGTQWKIVGSGHFGGTGNEDIILQNTSGQLAAWFMNGPTNTRGVYLSPQLQPGWNVMATGDLNGDGQKDLLLEHTNGWVGVWFMNGTNCVQTAYLNPSQVDPSWRLTGIADLNADGQMDILWEKNDGSLNVWFMNGTNRTQTAWLNPPKVDPSWKMRGTVDLNGDGQVAILWQQDSGLLGYWQMTGTNRLRSGLLSPGNVGTAWRIVGPR, encoded by the coding sequence ATGCGATTTTCGGCAGTTTTGGGCTCAGCCAGAGCCAGGGTTTATCTTGTTTTCACCCTGGTGCTGGCGGGGGCGGCTTTGGCGGCATCGACTGCATACGGAAACAGTGTGTCACTGGCGTGGGACCCCACAACCGACCCGACCGTCGTAGGCTACAACGTCTATTCCGGTGTTACATCAAGAGCGTACACCAATGTTACTCCCGCTGGGTTGGCCACTTCTTTGACTCTTTCCAATCTCGCCCCTGGCGCAACTTATTATTTTGCGGCGACGACATTCACCGCCACCGGCTTGGAAAGCGATTATTCCGTCGAGGCCTCTTACACCGTGCCGGGCGGAGCAACCAACCAGCCGCCGACCTTGGACCCGCTCAATAACGTCTCCCTCAACGAGAACGGCCCGTCACAAATAATCAACCTGACGGGCATTACCTCTGGCTCGACCAATCAGACCCAAACCCTCACCGTGAGCGCCTTCTCGAGCAATCCGGGTCTGGTCCCAAATCCCGCCGTCAATTACACCAGTCCTAACACGACCGGCACGCTCACCTTCACCCCAGCCTCCAACTCCTATGGCTCGGTCGTGATCACGGTCATGGTCGATAACGGCGGGTCAGTTAGTAACACAGTTATCCGCACGTTCACGGTGACCATTAACTCGATCAATAATCCACCCACCATCGATCCGTTGGCGAACCTCGTTCTCAATGAAAATGCCAGCCTTCAAATAGTCAACCTCTCTGGCATCTCTTCAGGTGACACCAATTCAAATCAGTCGCTTGTTGTGACGGCGGTTTCCAGTAACCCCGGCCTCATACCCGCCCCTGCCGTCAATTTTACCAGTCCTAACCCGACAGGCACGCTGACCTTCACTCCCGCCGCCAACGCTTTTGGGTCAGCCACCATTACCGTCACTGTCAATGACGGCCAACCGGCCAACAACACAGCCACCACCTCGTTTGGCGTCACCGTCAACCAAACCTCTACAAATAGTGCTCCGGCGACCTGGACGTTGTGGTGGCAACAGAGCAGCGGGACATTAGGGCAATGGACAATGAAAAGCAGCACACGCCTCAGCGCCAGCCTGCTGCAACCCGCAAATATCGGTACCCAATGGAAGATCGTTGGCAGTGGCCATTTCGGCGGCACCGGCAACGAAGACATCATTCTGCAAAATACCAGTGGCCAGTTGGCGGCCTGGTTCATGAATGGTCCGACCAATACGCGCGGGGTCTATTTGTCTCCTCAATTGCAGCCAGGCTGGAATGTGATGGCAACGGGGGATTTGAACGGGGATGGACAAAAGGATTTGCTGCTCGAGCATACAAATGGCTGGGTCGGGGTTTGGTTCATGAACGGCACAAACTGCGTTCAAACGGCCTACCTGAATCCGTCGCAGGTCGATCCGAGTTGGCGTTTGACGGGCATAGCAGATTTAAACGCCGACGGTCAAATGGACATTCTCTGGGAAAAGAATGACGGCTCGCTGAATGTTTGGTTTATGAACGGCACAAACCGGACTCAAACAGCGTGGTTGAATCCCCCAAAGGTGGACCCCAGTTGGAAAATGAGGGGAACGGTGGACCTCAATGGCGATGGCCAAGTTGCCATTCTATGGCAGCAGGATAGCGGGCTGCTGGGTTACTGGCAGATGACGGGGACCAATCGGCTCCGAAGTGGTCTGCTCAGTCCGGGCAACGTGGGGACTGCCTGGAGAATCGTCGGCCCTCGGTGA